The Pirellulimonas nuda genome includes a region encoding these proteins:
- a CDS encoding DUF5615 family PIN-like protein translates to MKILFDQGTPVPLRLALSGHDVATAAELGWSRLSNGELIAAAETSGFECMITTDQNLKYQQNLTQRKVAIVVLLSASWPRIRAHCETVLAAVESTPAGGYREVPIGQASR, encoded by the coding sequence ATGAAGATCCTCTTCGATCAGGGAACGCCCGTCCCGCTGCGATTGGCTCTTTCGGGTCACGATGTCGCGACGGCCGCGGAACTAGGCTGGTCCCGACTCTCCAACGGAGAGCTCATCGCGGCGGCAGAAACCAGCGGGTTCGAGTGCATGATCACCACCGATCAGAACCTCAAGTACCAGCAGAACCTCACGCAGCGCAAAGTCGCCATTGTTGTGCTGTTGTCGGCTTCGTGGCCCCGCATTCGGGCGCATTGCGAAACAGTACTAGCCGCGGTTGAATCAACGCCCGCCGGGGGCTACCGCGAAGTCCCAATTGGGCAGGCGTCGAGGTAG
- the obgE gene encoding GTPase ObgE has product MFVDRVTVEVQAGRGGDGCMSFRREKYVPRGGPDGGDGGDGGSVIVQAVDGVDSLSELIHRKHWRASVGVGGKGSNCHGANAKDLIIHVPPGTVVKDEQHDVVLKDLTAAGDSVVAAHGGKGGKGNTRFKSSTNQAPRQFTPGSPGEQRLLTFELKVIADIGLVGMPNAGKSTLLSRVSRARPEIADYPFTTKSPNLGIAQVDAERQLVLADIPGLIEGAHHGAGLGHEFLRHVERCRVLIHLIEPEPMDQSDPIANYHTIRAELEQHDSDLASRPEIAAVSKAELPSAAAIRDTLAAELGRPVLLFSSVTGEGLRGLLEVAYERLNPSAD; this is encoded by the coding sequence ATGTTCGTCGATCGCGTCACTGTTGAAGTCCAAGCCGGCCGCGGCGGCGATGGCTGCATGAGCTTTCGGCGTGAGAAGTACGTCCCCCGCGGCGGGCCCGACGGCGGCGACGGCGGCGACGGCGGCAGCGTGATCGTCCAAGCCGTTGACGGCGTCGACAGCCTCAGCGAGTTGATCCACCGCAAGCACTGGCGGGCCTCGGTCGGCGTCGGCGGCAAGGGGAGCAACTGCCACGGCGCCAACGCCAAGGACCTGATCATCCACGTCCCCCCGGGCACCGTGGTGAAGGACGAGCAGCACGACGTGGTGCTCAAGGACCTGACCGCCGCGGGCGACTCGGTGGTCGCCGCCCACGGCGGCAAGGGGGGCAAGGGGAACACCCGCTTCAAGTCTTCCACCAACCAAGCCCCGCGGCAGTTCACCCCCGGGAGCCCCGGAGAGCAGCGGCTGCTGACCTTCGAGCTGAAGGTGATCGCGGACATCGGCCTGGTGGGCATGCCCAACGCCGGCAAGAGCACGCTGCTGAGCCGCGTGTCGCGCGCCAGGCCCGAGATCGCCGACTACCCGTTCACCACCAAGAGCCCCAACCTGGGGATCGCCCAGGTAGACGCGGAGCGGCAATTGGTTCTGGCCGACATCCCGGGGCTGATCGAGGGCGCCCACCACGGCGCCGGCCTGGGGCACGAGTTCCTGCGGCACGTAGAGCGTTGCCGGGTGCTGATCCACCTGATCGAGCCCGAGCCGATGGACCAGAGCGACCCGATCGCCAACTACCACACGATCCGCGCAGAGCTGGAGCAGCACGACTCCGACCTCGCGAGCCGGCCGGAGATCGCCGCGGTCAGCAAGGCGGAGCTGCCGTCCGCGGCCGCGATCCGCGACACGCTCGCCGCCGAGCTGGGGCGGCCGGTGCTGCTGTTCTCGTCCGTGACGGGCGAGGGGCTGCGGGGGTTGTTGGAGGTGGCGTACGAGCGGCTCAATCCGAGCGCCGACTAG
- the rpmA gene encoding 50S ribosomal protein L27 — MAHKKGQGSSRNGRDSNAQRRGVKRFGGEAVQPGCILIRQLGTRWRPGKGVGQGRDYTLFALVEGRVKFDQEGRRINVVDASELAGAK; from the coding sequence ATGGCACACAAGAAAGGTCAAGGCTCTAGCCGCAACGGTCGGGACAGCAACGCACAGCGTCGTGGCGTAAAGCGCTTCGGCGGCGAGGCCGTCCAACCCGGCTGCATCCTGATCCGCCAGCTCGGCACCCGGTGGCGCCCCGGCAAGGGGGTAGGTCAGGGCCGCGATTACACGCTGTTCGCGCTGGTCGAGGGCCGCGTGAAGTTCGACCAAGAAGGCCGGCGGATCAACGTGGTTGACGCCTCGGAGTTGGCCGGCGCGAAGTAG
- a CDS encoding DUF433 domain-containing protein: MTIDWSTCKEVERIPDKVSGEWLFRGTRVPVRSLFENLEDGASLSDFLDWFPGVSRQQAENVLAHAAASLGVTAES, translated from the coding sequence ATGACAATTGATTGGTCCACGTGCAAAGAAGTTGAACGCATTCCCGACAAGGTGAGCGGCGAGTGGCTTTTTCGCGGCACTCGTGTCCCGGTGCGGAGCCTCTTCGAGAATCTGGAAGACGGGGCATCACTTAGCGACTTCCTCGACTGGTTCCCGGGGGTCTCGCGCCAGCAGGCAGAGAATGTGCTGGCCCACGCTGCGGCCAGCTTGGGCGTGACCGCTGAGTCATGA